A window of the Oscillospiraceae bacterium NTUH-002-81 genome harbors these coding sequences:
- a CDS encoding GIY-YIG nuclease family protein encodes MNYTYMVRCRDDSLYTGWTNHLEKRVEDHNSGRGAKYTKSRRPVELVYYEQFETKEEAMRREWEIKQLTHQQKEKLLEQAGQH; translated from the coding sequence ATGAATTACACATATATGGTCAGGTGCAGGGACGATTCTCTGTATACGGGTTGGACAAATCACCTGGAAAAACGGGTGGAGGATCACAACAGCGGGCGCGGCGCGAAATATACGAAGAGCCGCAGGCCGGTGGAGCTGGTGTATTACGAGCAGTTTGAGACGAAGGAAGAAGCCATGCGGCGGGAATGGGAGATCAAACAGCTCACCCATCAACAAAAAGAAAAGTTACTGGAACAGGCAGGTCAGCATTGA
- a CDS encoding hemolysin III family protein — protein MKKPFKIKDPGSAVTHFIGMLMAMFAAVPLLIKAAREPDRIHLIALAIFIVSMILLYAASTTYHTLDLSERTNKILKKIDHMMIFILIAGTYTPICLITLKGPVGYGLLALVWGIAIVGIVIKGFWIYCPKWFSSVLYIAMGWVCVLAFTQIMNALPRAAFLWLLAGGIIYTIGGVIYALKLPIFNSKHKNFGSHEIFHLFVMGGSFCHFIVMYAFVAGMPVGL, from the coding sequence ATGAAGAAACCATTTAAAATCAAAGATCCGGGCAGCGCAGTGACCCATTTTATCGGCATGCTGATGGCCATGTTTGCGGCAGTACCGCTTCTGATCAAGGCGGCCAGAGAACCGGATCGCATTCACCTGATCGCGCTGGCGATTTTCATTGTCAGCATGATTCTCCTGTATGCGGCCAGCACTACCTATCATACGCTGGATCTGTCCGAGCGGACGAATAAGATTTTGAAAAAAATTGACCATATGATGATCTTTATCCTGATCGCGGGAACGTACACCCCGATCTGCCTGATCACACTGAAAGGGCCTGTGGGATACGGGCTGCTGGCACTGGTGTGGGGGATCGCCATCGTGGGCATTGTGATCAAAGGCTTTTGGATCTACTGCCCAAAATGGTTTTCCTCCGTGCTGTACATCGCTATGGGCTGGGTATGCGTGCTGGCATTTACCCAGATCATGAACGCACTGCCCCGGGCCGCTTTTCTGTGGCTGCTGGCGGGCGGCATCATTTACACCATCGGCGGCGTGATCTACGCGTTGAAGCTTCCTATTTTCAACTCAAAGCATAAGAACTTCGGTTCCCATGAGATTTTCCATCTGTTTGTGATGGGTGGAAGCTTCTGCCACTTCATCGTCATGTATGCATTCGTGGCAGGCATGCCGGTGGGGCTGTAA
- a CDS encoding M23 family metallopeptidase: MADAAGQDGGENLAEQVQETSGSVSQTVPAAETFDFQAQDHLAWPISGNVVLDYSMDGTIYFPTLKQYRYNPAIVISGAVGTPVTAAADGKVTDVSVHAETGTTVTVDLGGGYTAIYGQLKEVPVKEGSVLSAGDLVGYVSEPTKYYSTEGSNLYFALQKDGAPTDPVEYLQ, from the coding sequence GTGGCGGATGCAGCGGGACAGGACGGAGGGGAAAACCTGGCCGAGCAGGTACAGGAGACCTCCGGTAGTGTTTCCCAGACAGTACCGGCGGCGGAAACCTTTGATTTTCAGGCCCAGGATCATCTGGCCTGGCCCATTTCCGGCAACGTGGTGCTGGACTACAGCATGGACGGGACGATCTATTTTCCCACATTGAAGCAGTATCGCTACAATCCGGCCATTGTTATTTCCGGGGCGGTGGGAACGCCGGTGACGGCAGCTGCTGATGGAAAAGTGACAGACGTATCCGTGCATGCAGAGACGGGAACGACCGTTACCGTGGATCTGGGCGGCGGCTACACAGCTATCTACGGACAGCTGAAGGAAGTGCCGGTGAAAGAGGGCAGCGTGCTGTCTGCCGGAGATCTGGTGGGGTACGTCAGCGAGCCCACGAAATACTACTCTACGGAGGGAAGCAATCTTTATTTTGCGCTGCAGAAAGACGGAGCGCCGACGGATCCGGTGGAATACTTGCAATAA